One window of the Solanum stenotomum isolate F172 chromosome 11, ASM1918654v1, whole genome shotgun sequence genome contains the following:
- the LOC125844457 gene encoding uncharacterized protein LOC125844457 isoform X1, with translation MESAEEDEAFIPGSAFFTQPPPNLVSLSPFTSSVSPSPRRLSSCYSQPSQPIKAKRQLAWVSLQGRLIGAEEASSARKIGGGLNPKEAVSWELFSPIHRILIVAVVAVAAANSKKNKQISRLKKSVELRDQVLLGMQQKLDTLCEQVNYFKDQPETAADTYDYFLCEQHLNQSNNFYERNMIKGEEMLKFEMPPAANQVEPEERRMSDLSDWAASVTSSVDIQLNTSAIEQDFYNLQKECEEKDVTIRELSTFLQSSEAFGAKRTGELEDIIRRKNMIITKLKKDVLILEQKVMNLTRLRRPSFPSKSSKGVKLPPLTDNILYDMDSTTSPSSSDSDSSPGKIAQPLFASEYISICHGENTLWENQKQEQVESIPLLVKPTDRHPKSRPVSPLKEKSLNHTQDSVSRLKPKQASSISAESRRRRPPIAKLKDAVTQKRWL, from the exons ATGGAATCAGCCGAAGAAGATGAAGCTTTTATACCCGGCTCAGCCTTTTTCACTCAGCCGCCACCGAATTTAGTGTCATTATCACCTTTCACTTCATCAGTTTCGCCTTCTCCTCGGCGGCTTTCGAGCTGCTATTCTCAGCCGAGCCAACCTATAAAAGCTAAAAGGCAACTTGCATGGGTGTCTCTTCAAGGAAGGCTTATCGGTGCAGAGGAAGCAAGTTCTGCTAGGAAGATTGGTGGTGGTTTAAACCCTAAAGAAGCTGTCTCTTGGGAACTCTTTAGCCCCATTCATCGGATTCTTATAGTTGCTGTTGTTGCCGTTGCTGCTGCTAATTCAAAGAAGAATAAGCAGATTAGTCGGCTGAAGAAATCTGTTGAACTTAGG GATCAAGTGCTCTTAGGCATGCAACAGAAGCTGGACACATTATGTGAACAGGTTAACTATTTCAAGGATCAGCCAGAAACTGCAGCAGATACATATGACTATTTTCTTTGTGAGCAACACTTGAATCAGTCGAACAACTTTTACGAG AGGAATATGATCAAGGGAGAAGAGATGCTTAAATTTGAAATGCCTCCAGCAGCAAATCAGGTTGAACCAGAGGAACGGCGTATGTCTGATTTGTCGGATTGGGCTGCTAGTGTGACTTCCTCTGTAGATATTCAG CTGAACACTTCAGCAATTGAACAAGATTTTTATAATCTCCAGAAGGAATGTGAAGAAAAAGATGTCACCATCAGGGAGTTATCCACTTTTCTTCAATCATCAGAAGCTTTTGGTGCAAAG AGGACTGGGGAGCTCGAAGATATCATCCGCAGAAAGAATATGATTATTACAAAACTCAAGAAAGATGTTTTAATCTTAGAGCAGAAG GTTATGAATCTAACAAGACTTAGACGACCATCATTCCCTTCAAAAAGCTCAAAGGGGGTGAAGCTTCCTCCATTGACAGACAACATCCTTTATGATATGGACAGTACTACTAGCCCTTCATCTTCAGATTCAGATAGTTCCCCTGGGAAAATAGCTCAACCTCTTTTTGCTAGTGAATATATCAGCATTTGTCATGGTGAGAATACTTTATGGGAAAACCAGAAACAGGAGCAGGTCGAAAGCATACCTTTATTAGTGAAACCAACAGATAGACATCCAAAGTCACGGCCAGTAAGCCCCTTGAAGGAGAAATCATTGAATCACACACAGGATT